A window of Streptomyces armeniacus contains these coding sequences:
- a CDS encoding IlvD/Edd family dehydratase — protein MPDGHKPADGRRSAAWFGLDGKLGFVHRSKLYNQGGSGDMFDGRPVIGIANSASDLAPCNAHLGQVAEAVKRGVLRAGGVPFAFPTISLGETLMRPSAMLFRNLMAMDVEETLRANPLDGVVLLGGCDKTVPAQVMGALSVDLPTVMVTGGPALNGRFRGEAIGSGTHVWKFSEEVRAGRMTACEFRSAEACLSRSSGHCTTMGTASTMACVTEALGLSLPGSAVVPAVDAGRARIAEEAGQRIVAMVDEGLTPSRVLDRRSFENAVRVNAAIGGSTNAVVHLLAMAGRAEVGLSLDDFDRLAAAVPLLVDLMPSGRFLMEEFHDAGGLPAVIRELGDLLDGEAATVTGRTLGENCADAPNWRPDVVRSRRDPVAEPGSHTAVLRGNLAPDGAVIKLSAASPELTRHTGPALVFDTIEDYDARKDSPDLPVTPDTVLVVRNAGPVGYPGMPEIGNLAIPQKMLDQGVRDMVRITDGRMSGTSYGTVVLHVAPEAAAGGPLALLRSGDLVTLDVPARSLEMDVSGERLSARAAESPAAGDLRKGPAPGSGWAGLYRSHVNQADTGADLDFLTGRRGHSVPRRHL, from the coding sequence ATGCCTGACGGACACAAGCCCGCTGACGGGCGGCGCAGCGCAGCGTGGTTCGGGCTCGACGGAAAGCTGGGATTCGTCCACCGGTCGAAGCTCTACAACCAGGGCGGGTCCGGCGACATGTTCGACGGGCGCCCCGTCATCGGGATCGCCAACAGCGCGTCGGACCTCGCGCCGTGCAACGCACACCTCGGGCAGGTCGCCGAGGCGGTCAAGCGCGGCGTACTGCGGGCGGGCGGCGTCCCGTTCGCGTTCCCGACGATCTCCCTCGGGGAGACACTGATGCGGCCCTCGGCGATGCTGTTCCGGAACCTCATGGCGATGGACGTCGAGGAGACGCTCCGCGCGAACCCGCTCGACGGCGTCGTCCTGCTCGGCGGCTGCGACAAGACGGTGCCGGCGCAGGTGATGGGCGCCCTGAGCGTCGACCTGCCGACCGTCATGGTCACCGGCGGCCCCGCGCTGAACGGGCGCTTCCGCGGTGAGGCGATCGGCTCGGGCACCCACGTGTGGAAGTTCAGCGAGGAGGTACGGGCGGGGCGGATGACCGCCTGCGAGTTCCGGTCGGCGGAGGCGTGCCTCTCCCGTAGCTCCGGCCACTGCACCACCATGGGCACGGCGTCGACGATGGCGTGCGTCACCGAGGCGCTCGGCCTCTCGCTGCCCGGGAGCGCGGTGGTGCCGGCCGTGGACGCGGGCCGCGCCCGTATCGCCGAGGAGGCGGGGCAGCGCATCGTCGCCATGGTCGACGAAGGGCTGACCCCCTCACGCGTCCTGGACCGGCGGTCGTTCGAGAACGCCGTACGGGTCAACGCCGCGATCGGCGGCTCCACCAACGCCGTTGTCCACCTGCTGGCCATGGCCGGCCGCGCGGAAGTCGGCCTGTCCCTCGACGACTTCGACCGGCTGGCGGCCGCCGTCCCCCTGCTGGTCGACCTCATGCCGTCCGGCCGGTTCCTGATGGAGGAGTTCCACGACGCCGGCGGCCTGCCCGCCGTCATCCGCGAACTCGGCGACCTGCTGGACGGCGAGGCCGCGACCGTCACCGGCAGGACGCTCGGCGAGAACTGCGCGGACGCCCCGAACTGGCGCCCGGACGTCGTCCGCAGCCGCCGGGACCCGGTGGCCGAACCGGGCTCACACACCGCCGTACTGCGCGGGAACCTCGCGCCGGACGGCGCCGTCATCAAGCTCTCCGCCGCCTCCCCCGAGCTCACCCGGCACACCGGGCCGGCGCTCGTCTTCGACACGATCGAGGACTACGACGCGCGGAAGGACTCCCCGGACCTGCCCGTGACCCCCGACACCGTCCTGGTCGTACGCAACGCCGGGCCGGTCGGCTATCCGGGCATGCCGGAGATCGGCAACCTGGCCATTCCGCAGAAGATGCTGGACCAGGGCGTACGGGACATGGTCCGCATCACCGACGGCCGCATGAGCGGCACTTCGTACGGGACGGTCGTCCTGCACGTGGCCCCCGAGGCCGCCGCCGGCGGACCGCTCGCCCTGCTGCGGAGCGGCGACCTCGTCACCCTCGACGTGCCCGCCCGGAGCCTGGAGATGGACGTCTCCGGGGAACGGCTCTCCGCGCGCGCGGCCGAAAGCCCGGCGGCCGGCGACCTCCGGAAGGGCCCCGCTCCGGGGTCGGGCTGGGCGGGGCTCTACCGCAGCCACGTCAACCAGGCCGACACGGGCGCCGATCTGGACTTCCTCACCGGGCGCCGCGGCCACTCCGTACCGCGCCGGCACCTCTGA
- a CDS encoding GntR family transcriptional regulator, producing the protein MTVASDSRVADRVHHELREQIIAGDFPAGARLSVPALAERLGVSRSPVREAIVRLVHERLAREEPRRGAVVADVSHKALIAIYEVREVLEGLATRLAVENAGQRLIRTLVDVLREHEHAVSAVDLATASEADMTFHRLIREAADNAEVVRMLDDVQTQVRLAMRTTQVTGGPKLAVADHRAILTAMEAGDPAAAENAARAHIARLRTVLAEQAEGPR; encoded by the coding sequence ATGACCGTCGCGAGCGACTCCCGCGTCGCCGACCGCGTCCACCACGAGTTGCGCGAGCAGATCATCGCCGGCGACTTCCCGGCGGGCGCGCGGCTGAGCGTTCCGGCCCTGGCCGAACGGCTCGGCGTGAGCCGGAGCCCGGTCCGCGAGGCGATCGTGCGCCTGGTGCACGAGCGGCTGGCCCGCGAGGAGCCGCGCCGGGGCGCCGTGGTGGCCGACGTCAGCCACAAGGCGCTGATCGCCATCTACGAGGTGCGGGAGGTCCTGGAGGGCCTCGCCACCCGGCTCGCGGTCGAGAACGCCGGGCAGCGGCTGATCCGTACCCTCGTGGACGTCCTGCGGGAGCACGAGCACGCCGTGTCGGCGGTGGACCTCGCGACGGCCTCGGAGGCCGACATGACCTTCCACCGGCTGATCCGCGAGGCCGCCGACAACGCGGAGGTGGTCCGCATGCTCGACGACGTGCAGACCCAGGTGCGGCTGGCGATGCGCACCACCCAGGTCACCGGCGGGCCCAAGCTGGCGGTGGCCGACCACCGCGCGATCCTCACGGCCATGGAGGCGGGCGACCCCGCGGCGGCCGAGAACGCCGCACGGGCGCACATCGCCCGGCTGCGGACCGTACTGGCCGAGCAGGCAGAGGGGCCGCGGTGA